In Flavivirga abyssicola, the following are encoded in one genomic region:
- a CDS encoding sugar-transfer associated ATP-grasp domain-containing protein, giving the protein MFLRLTHLKVFIKDKNKKGWLKVFKESLHFAWIKKELPIDYFRKFLYRKDVTDYRNYLSLKQYYSIIQSPKMFIPEISSISDNKLSFALYCEKNNLPTPILVSYNLNSSFFFNGTIITINTKPDLISFFESIFKNNKQEKLFLKLFNGFGGKGCILLERKKLKVQIEKFGDSILKNCYVHQEVIIQHPDVNKIYPSSVNTLRIDTYIDKQQNIHVLSALMRFGIGGSFTDNASTGGLYISVNTETGKLQGKGRQDIIKGGKEFTKHPDSNTVLNGYKIPFVTESCNLVKLASKSLPNKIIGWDIAITKNGPVIIEGNYGPSLHMTDVAYGGYCKHEKIQEILKEIKN; this is encoded by the coding sequence ATGTTCTTAAGACTTACACATTTAAAAGTATTTATAAAAGATAAAAATAAAAAAGGGTGGTTAAAGGTATTTAAAGAGTCACTACATTTTGCATGGATAAAAAAAGAACTCCCTATTGATTATTTTAGAAAATTTCTGTACCGCAAAGATGTTACAGATTATAGAAATTATTTAAGTCTAAAACAATATTACAGTATTATTCAATCTCCCAAGATGTTTATTCCTGAGATATCATCTATTTCAGATAACAAACTAAGTTTTGCTCTTTATTGTGAAAAAAACAATTTACCAACGCCAATTTTAGTAAGTTACAATTTAAATAGTAGCTTTTTTTTTAATGGAACCATTATTACAATAAATACGAAACCAGACCTTATTTCTTTTTTTGAAAGCATATTTAAAAATAATAAACAAGAAAAATTGTTTTTAAAACTTTTCAATGGTTTTGGAGGAAAAGGTTGCATCCTTTTAGAAAGAAAAAAACTAAAAGTTCAAATAGAAAAGTTTGGAGATTCCATATTAAAAAACTGCTATGTACACCAAGAAGTTATTATTCAACATCCAGATGTAAATAAAATATACCCAAGTTCTGTAAACACCTTGAGAATAGATACCTATATAGATAAACAACAAAATATTCATGTACTATCTGCACTCATGCGTTTTGGAATTGGAGGTAGTTTCACAGACAATGCCAGTACTGGAGGTCTCTATATTTCGGTAAATACAGAGACCGGTAAGCTTCAGGGAAAAGGGAGGCAAGATATTATTAAGGGAGGCAAAGAATTCACTAAACATCCAGACTCCAATACTGTATTAAACGGATATAAAATACCTTTTGTTACAGAATCTTGTAACTTAGTTAAACTTGCTAGTAAAAGTTTACCAAATAAAATTATTGGTTGGGATATTGCAATTACTAAAAATGGTCCAGTAATTATTGAAGGTAATTACGGACCATCTTTGCATATGACAGACGTTGCCTATGGCGGTTATTGTAAACATGAAAAAATTCAAGAAATTTTAAAAGAAATTAAAAACTAA
- a CDS encoding phenylacetate--CoA ligase family protein, translating to MKLLISFLEYLRFISFWFLDMIKGLKITRHYKEISYILENFSTPKSKALREKKLMELINHANKHTLFYKNYKKIQDFPVINKNILRARIKEFKSSSFTNKKTRIVSTSGSTGSALKINQNRNKVSRNIADSIYFGKLAGFKIGYKLLYLRHWDDLLRKPFFTKFAQNIEELEVVNLNDSYVESIINKIKYDKSSKGWLGYSSGYELICKYLDKTKSKPINSYVKSIIAMSEGLNKYTKRSMRKYFNAHVVSRYSNTENGIIAQQKINSDSFSINWASFYVEIFKIDEDVPVTNGEAGRIIITDLHNYAIPLIRYDTGDVGTINYEVSPPLLKNIEGRKADIIYNTKGEIVSSFIVANVVEYEGIIQGQLIQETQKEYLLKLNVANEFKQEVDIINEFKGYLGNDAELKIGYVDEIPLLASGKRKATINNYYKSNPSQ from the coding sequence ATGAAATTATTAATATCATTTTTAGAATATCTAAGATTTATATCCTTTTGGTTTTTAGACATGATTAAAGGATTAAAAATAACACGTCACTATAAGGAGATTTCTTATATTTTAGAAAATTTCTCTACACCCAAATCAAAAGCTCTCAGAGAAAAAAAATTAATGGAATTAATAAATCATGCTAATAAGCATACCTTATTCTATAAGAATTATAAAAAAATACAAGACTTTCCAGTAATTAACAAGAACATTTTAAGAGCTCGCATTAAAGAATTTAAATCGAGTAGTTTTACAAATAAAAAAACAAGAATAGTTTCAACTAGTGGCTCTACTGGCAGTGCTTTAAAAATCAATCAAAATCGAAATAAAGTTTCTAGAAATATAGCAGACTCTATTTACTTCGGAAAATTAGCGGGTTTTAAGATTGGATATAAACTTTTATATTTAAGACACTGGGACGATTTACTAAGAAAGCCTTTTTTCACAAAGTTTGCACAGAATATTGAAGAACTAGAAGTTGTTAATCTTAACGACTCATATGTAGAAAGTATTATAAATAAAATTAAGTATGATAAATCTTCAAAAGGTTGGTTAGGATACTCATCTGGATATGAACTCATATGTAAGTATCTTGATAAAACAAAATCTAAACCTATAAACAGTTATGTAAAATCAATTATAGCAATGTCTGAGGGTCTTAATAAATACACAAAAAGATCTATGCGTAAATATTTTAATGCACATGTGGTTTCTAGATACTCAAATACTGAAAACGGAATAATAGCCCAGCAAAAAATAAATAGTGATAGTTTCTCAATAAATTGGGCGAGTTTTTATGTAGAGATCTTTAAAATAGATGAGGATGTTCCAGTAACAAATGGTGAAGCAGGAAGAATAATTATTACTGATTTACATAATTATGCCATCCCTTTAATACGCTATGATACAGGTGATGTAGGGACTATTAACTACGAGGTTAGTCCTCCTTTGCTAAAAAATATAGAAGGAAGAAAAGCTGACATCATATATAATACAAAAGGAGAAATCGTTTCTTCTTTTATAGTTGCTAATGTTGTAGAATATGAAGGTATCATTCAAGGTCAACTAATTCAAGAAACCCAAAAGGAATATTTATTAAAACTTAATGTTGCTAACGAGTTTAAACAAGAAGTCGATATCATTAATGAATTTAAAGGTTATTTAGGTAATGATGCAGAATTAAAAATTGGCTATGTAGATGAAATTCCATTACTGGCATCAGGAAAAAGAAAGGCTACAATAAATAATTATTACAAAAGTAATCCAAGTCAATAA
- a CDS encoding sugar transferase, with product MYKTIFKRLFDLFFAIFGLIIFSPLFLVITTFLFISNKGSVFFLQKRPGENEVFFHIIKYKTMNDKKDKEGVLLPDSERLTKLGRILRKTSLDELPQLINVLIGNMSFIGPRPLLIRYIPYYTELERKRHSVKPGITGLAQISGRNLLDWNSRLKKDIEYVENLSFLLDLSIFLKTIKKVIISKDVIAVPNSVIEDLDAERK from the coding sequence TTGTATAAAACTATATTTAAAAGACTATTTGATTTATTTTTTGCCATTTTTGGTTTAATTATATTTTCGCCATTATTTTTAGTAATCACTACTTTTCTATTTATATCTAATAAAGGGAGCGTCTTTTTTCTTCAAAAAAGGCCAGGGGAAAATGAAGTTTTTTTTCATATCATTAAATACAAAACCATGAATGACAAAAAAGATAAAGAAGGTGTCTTATTACCTGATTCTGAAAGATTAACCAAACTTGGTCGAATATTAAGAAAAACATCTTTAGATGAACTTCCTCAACTCATAAATGTTCTAATTGGTAATATGAGTTTTATAGGACCTAGACCTTTACTAATACGCTATATACCTTATTATACCGAACTTGAAAGAAAGAGACATTCTGTTAAACCTGGTATTACTGGTTTGGCACAAATATCTGGTAGAAATTTATTAGACTGGAATAGCAGGCTAAAAAAAGATATCGAATATGTTGAAAACTTAAGCTTTTTGCTTGACTTGAGCATATTTCTTAAAACTATAAAAAAGGTAATAATATCAAAAGATGTTATTGCTGTTCCAAATTCAGTTATAGAAGATCTAGATGCAGAAAGAAAATAA
- a CDS encoding formyltransferase family protein: MQKENNINWAILVTGWGRNAKDTIEAFQNGKLKKSSIKLVVYEAEPCGAKMLAEKYQIETLKLIKSDFSNLISYQKALIEEIKKREIDYIFMLNYKYYIKKDMLLSFPNRIINIHPSLFPSFLATKTAIQDAIDYGVKITGITTHIIDHNIDQGIILCQKAIKIKDRDTFDSLYKKFAKEGIIIIIKTIRKIEKEHFKNLKT, from the coding sequence ATGCAGAAAGAAAATAATATAAATTGGGCTATTTTAGTTACTGGTTGGGGAAGAAATGCTAAAGACACCATTGAAGCTTTTCAAAATGGAAAACTAAAAAAGTCCTCTATAAAATTAGTTGTATATGAAGCCGAACCTTGTGGGGCAAAAATGTTAGCCGAAAAATATCAAATAGAAACCCTTAAACTTATAAAGTCAGACTTTTCAAATTTAATCAGCTACCAAAAAGCACTAATTGAAGAAATAAAGAAAAGAGAAATTGACTATATATTTATGCTAAACTATAAATACTATATAAAGAAGGACATGTTACTTTCTTTCCCTAATAGAATTATCAATATTCACCCATCATTATTTCCTAGCTTTTTAGCAACAAAAACAGCTATACAAGATGCAATTGATTATGGCGTAAAAATAACAGGTATTACAACTCATATAATCGATCATAATATTGATCAAGGAATCATACTTTGCCAAAAAGCAATTAAGATCAAAGATAGAGATACGTTTGATTCATTATACAAAAAATTCGCAAAAGAAGGCATCATTATAATAATAAAAACCATACGTAAAATTGAAAAAGAGCATTTCAAAAATTTAAAAACATAG
- a CDS encoding AMP-binding protein yields the protein MEFIKSIQKSIEKNAEHNSLCISNIYFTYKDFEIEVRKIRQAIVNTIEENEKLIGLVTNDDIQTYASIVALWLEGKAYVPVNPETPLDRNHHIFELTKTKYVIDSSKESIYNDYKVINSSILEDLHPSLSPKDFSGEHLAYILFTSGTTGVPKGVPITFNNVQALVNAVDSEPEFNLNNTDRCLQMFELTFDFSVVTYLFPLLAGSCMYTIPKGAIKYFYVFKLIKEKALTVLTMVPSIINYLRPYFPEINEESVRYCSFGGGALHSDIAKEWSECLPNCKIFNYYGPTEFTVYSGFYPYHKDTHTKAYNGIIAIGTPQKDTLYLVVNENNEEVSIGKTGELCLGGPQITPGYWKNEERNKQSFFVRNENGKDIRYYKTGDLCIKDKDNNFLYVGRADFQVKIRGYRVELSEIEFHAKSKSEKKVNIVALDINNKLGNAELGLAIESEPFDTSYIFEYMKTKMPNYMIPMHVRFIKNFPHSINGKIDRKELKKHFDIK from the coding sequence ATGGAATTTATAAAAAGCATACAGAAATCAATAGAAAAAAATGCAGAGCATAACTCACTATGTATCAGTAATATTTATTTTACATATAAAGATTTTGAAATTGAAGTTAGAAAAATCAGGCAAGCTATTGTAAACACCATTGAAGAAAACGAAAAGTTAATTGGCTTAGTTACTAATGATGATATTCAGACATATGCCAGTATTGTTGCACTTTGGTTAGAAGGAAAAGCTTACGTGCCTGTAAACCCAGAAACACCCTTAGACAGAAACCATCATATTTTTGAATTAACAAAAACCAAGTATGTCATTGATTCTTCAAAAGAATCCATTTATAATGATTACAAAGTCATCAATTCAAGTATTCTAGAAGACCTCCACCCTAGCCTAAGTCCAAAAGATTTCTCAGGAGAGCATTTAGCATATATTTTATTCACTTCAGGTACAACTGGTGTGCCAAAAGGAGTCCCTATTACATTTAATAATGTACAAGCTTTGGTAAATGCCGTAGATTCAGAGCCAGAATTTAATCTAAATAATACAGACAGATGTCTTCAAATGTTCGAGTTAACGTTTGATTTTTCTGTTGTTACCTATTTATTTCCTTTGTTGGCAGGGTCATGTATGTATACCATACCAAAAGGAGCTATAAAATATTTTTATGTTTTCAAACTTATCAAAGAGAAAGCACTAACAGTTCTTACTATGGTACCGTCAATAATTAATTACTTACGTCCTTATTTTCCAGAAATCAATGAAGAATCTGTAAGGTATTGTAGTTTTGGAGGCGGTGCCCTACATAGTGATATAGCAAAAGAATGGAGTGAATGTTTACCTAATTGTAAAATATTTAACTATTACGGACCAACTGAGTTTACTGTTTATAGCGGCTTTTATCCCTACCATAAAGATACGCATACAAAAGCCTATAATGGCATAATTGCCATTGGAACACCTCAAAAAGACACGCTATACCTTGTTGTAAACGAAAATAATGAAGAAGTTTCTATTGGTAAAACAGGAGAACTTTGCTTAGGAGGTCCACAAATAACACCAGGATATTGGAAAAATGAAGAAAGAAATAAACAAAGTTTTTTTGTTAGAAACGAAAATGGTAAAGATATAAGGTATTACAAAACAGGGGATTTATGCATAAAGGATAAGGACAATAATTTTCTTTATGTGGGTAGAGCTGATTTTCAAGTAAAAATTAGAGGGTATCGTGTCGAGCTATCAGAAATTGAATTTCATGCCAAATCAAAATCTGAAAAAAAAGTCAATATAGTTGCTTTAGATATTAATAATAAACTTGGTAATGCCGAACTAGGATTGGCTATTGAATCTGAACCTTTTGATACCTCATATATTTTTGAGTATATGAAAACTAAAATGCCAAATTATATGATTCCGATGCATGTCAGGTTCATAAAAAATTTTCCACACAGTATTAACGGTAAAATTGATAGAAAAGAATTAAAAAAACATTTCGATATAAAATAA
- a CDS encoding acyl carrier protein — translation MSREEILTKVTKVFSGVLEHNNFELTNTTTAEDVDGWESITHMMIITEIEKTFDIKFKLMDLMNMDSVGDLLNTIETELSIN, via the coding sequence ATGAGTAGAGAAGAAATTTTAACAAAAGTCACTAAAGTATTTTCAGGAGTATTAGAGCATAATAATTTTGAACTTACAAATACAACAACAGCAGAAGATGTTGATGGTTGGGAATCAATTACACATATGATGATTATTACTGAGATTGAAAAAACCTTTGATATTAAATTTAAGTTAATGGATCTAATGAATATGGACAGTGTTGGGGATTTATTAAACACTATTGAAACAGAATTGTCAATAAATTAG
- a CDS encoding acetyltransferase has translation MKKIVIIGASGHAKVIIDIIEKRNEYQIIGLIDSYKNANQKIMGYSILGKEDLIPELIEKEKIVGGVIAIGDNWSRNKVRDIIKKVAPEFKFLPAIHPNAILCNNIKIEPGVVIMAGAIVNTEAKIAPFCILNTNSSLGHDSIMHSFSSLAPNATIGGNVSIGEFSAVSIGATIIQDINIGTHTVIGAGTLALEDIGNNLLVYGVPGKKIRDRQIGEPYLAK, from the coding sequence GTGAAAAAAATAGTAATTATTGGCGCATCAGGTCACGCGAAAGTTATAATCGATATCATTGAAAAACGAAATGAGTATCAAATTATTGGACTTATTGATTCTTACAAAAATGCTAATCAAAAAATAATGGGTTATAGCATTTTAGGAAAAGAAGATTTAATACCAGAGTTGATAGAAAAAGAAAAAATTGTTGGAGGGGTTATCGCTATTGGAGATAATTGGTCAAGAAATAAAGTGAGGGATATTATTAAAAAAGTTGCTCCAGAATTTAAGTTTTTACCAGCTATACACCCAAACGCAATTTTATGTAACAATATAAAAATAGAACCTGGCGTCGTTATAATGGCTGGGGCAATAGTAAATACTGAAGCTAAAATAGCCCCCTTTTGTATTTTAAATACAAATTCGTCTTTAGGACACGATAGTATTATGCATAGCTTTTCCAGTTTGGCTCCCAACGCAACCATTGGCGGGAATGTTAGCATAGGCGAATTTTCGGCAGTGTCTATAGGAGCAACGATTATTCAGGATATAAACATAGGGACGCATACTGTTATTGGGGCTGGAACTTTAGCTCTGGAAGATATAGGAAATAACCTTCTAGTATATGGTGTACCAGGAAAAAAGATTAGGGATAGACAAATAGGAGAACCATATTTAGCAAAATAA
- a CDS encoding sugar transferase, with amino-acid sequence MYSLFFKHFLDFLISVIGLIVLSPLILIIIMVLIFTNKGKPFFLQQRPGKDGKLFKIIKFKTMTDLNPNSKKGEHSLSRVTKPGAFIRKYSLDEVLQLVNVLKGDMSIIGPRPLLVEYLPLYNDVQKTRHHVRPGITGWAQVKGRNALSWDQKFGYDVWYVKNLSLSLDVKIFFLTVLKVIKKDGVNTNENMTMPTWKGN; translated from the coding sequence ATGTACTCATTATTTTTTAAACATTTTCTGGACTTTTTAATTTCAGTAATAGGCTTAATCGTTTTATCTCCGCTGATTTTAATTATTATAATGGTATTAATCTTTACCAATAAAGGTAAACCCTTTTTTTTACAGCAAAGACCAGGCAAAGACGGAAAGCTTTTTAAGATTATAAAATTTAAAACGATGACGGATTTAAATCCGAATTCTAAAAAGGGTGAGCATAGCCTTAGTCGTGTTACAAAGCCAGGAGCTTTTATAAGAAAATATTCGTTAGATGAAGTTTTACAGCTTGTCAATGTTTTAAAAGGAGATATGAGTATCATTGGCCCGAGACCTTTATTGGTAGAATATTTACCATTATATAACGATGTTCAAAAAACAAGACACCATGTTAGACCAGGTATTACTGGATGGGCACAAGTAAAAGGAAGGAATGCATTAAGTTGGGATCAAAAATTCGGATATGATGTATGGTATGTAAAGAATTTAAGCTTAAGCTTAGATGTGAAAATTTTTTTCCTAACAGTTCTCAAAGTTATTAAAAAAGACGGGGTTAATACTAATGAAAATATGACTATGCCTACATGGAAAGGTAATTAA
- a CDS encoding acetyltransferase, translating to MKNKVRIYGAGGHSQVIKEVLEINNYIVTDTFDDKPEGVHHASKNVAGGARKNLNTFPHEGDPVIIAVGINAERAEIAGFLNCTYEKAIHQSAIISNTTKIDEGTVVFAGAIIQPNTSIGKHVIINTGASVDHDNVIGDYAHISPKAALCGHVEVGEGSHVGVGAVVIPKVKIGKWCTIGAGTIVLKDVPDYSTVVGNPGKVIKTKK from the coding sequence ATGAAAAATAAAGTAAGAATATATGGTGCTGGTGGTCACTCTCAAGTAATAAAAGAAGTTTTAGAGATTAATAATTATATAGTCACAGATACTTTTGATGACAAGCCAGAAGGTGTTCACCATGCCTCTAAAAATGTTGCTGGTGGCGCTAGAAAAAACCTAAACACTTTTCCTCATGAAGGCGATCCTGTAATTATAGCTGTTGGAATAAATGCGGAACGTGCAGAAATTGCTGGTTTTCTAAATTGTACTTATGAGAAAGCGATTCATCAATCGGCCATTATTTCAAATACGACAAAAATTGATGAAGGTACCGTGGTGTTCGCAGGCGCTATTATTCAACCCAACACTTCTATCGGGAAACATGTCATTATAAATACTGGTGCAAGTGTTGATCATGATAACGTTATTGGTGATTATGCCCATATCTCTCCTAAAGCAGCCTTATGTGGTCATGTAGAAGTTGGAGAAGGATCTCATGTAGGTGTTGGCGCTGTAGTAATACCAAAAGTAAAAATTGGTAAATGGTGTACTATTGGTGCCGGAACGATTGTATTAAAAGATGTCCCTGATTATTCAACTGTTGTTGGAAATCCAGGAAAAGTAATAAAAACTAAAAAGTAG